In Brachyhypopomus gauderio isolate BG-103 unplaced genomic scaffold, BGAUD_0.2 sc34, whole genome shotgun sequence, the following are encoded in one genomic region:
- the rgs20 gene encoding regulator of G-protein signaling 20 isoform X1, whose translation MPTDVIKAKNYLLSLGIHGEIPMGTEWMEMRKRQMSGQQESVAGGTAASQPGQAGQAQRASNACCFCWCCCCSCSCLTGRNEDSEERNRRTLCEVTGEGTTDGDESLKPTAEDICMWGQSFDKLMRCPAGRGAFRQFLRTEFSEENMLFWLACEEFHKETNKGAIEEKARLIYEDYISILSPKEVSLDSRVRDVINRNMLEPTSHTFDDAQLQIYTLMQRDSYPRFMNSPVYKNLLKSISEQSPES comes from the exons ATGCCAACGGATGTAATCAAGGCAAAGAATTATCTCTTATCTCTGGGCATACATGGTGAAATT cccATGGGAACGGAGTGGATGGAGATGCGTAAGAGGCAGATGTCGGGCCAGCAGGAGTCGGTGGCGGGGGGGACGGCGGCATCACAGCCCGGCCAGGCCGGCCAGGCCCAGCGGGCCTCCAACGCCTGCTGCTTCTGCTGGTGCTGTTGCTGCAGCTGCTCATG TCTCACCGGTAGGAATGAAGACAGCGAGGAGAGGAACCGCAGAACCTTGTGTGAGGTCACAGGCGAGGGGACGACTGACGGCGATGAGAG CCTGAAGCCCACTGCAGAGGACATATGCATGTGGGGACAGTCCTTCGACAAACTGATGCGCTGTCCTGCCGGACGCGGTGCCTTCCGACAATTCTTGCGCACGGAGTTCAGTGAGGAGAACATGCTCTTCTGGCTGGCCTGCGAAGAGTTCCACAAGGAGACCAATAAGGGTGCCATAGAGGAGAAGGCACGGCTCATATATGAGGATTACATCTCCATCCTCTCGCCCAAAGAG GTGAGCCTGGACTCGCGTGTTCGAGATGTTATAAACAGGAACATGCTGGAGCCCACATCCCACACGTTTGATGATGCCCAGCTCCAGATATACACATTAATGCAAAGAGACTCGTACCCACGCTTCATGAACTCCCCAGTCTACAAAAACCTACTCAAGAGCATCTCGGAGCAGTCTCCAGAATCGTAG
- the rgs20 gene encoding regulator of G-protein signaling 20 isoform X2 encodes MPTDVIKAKNYLLSLGIHGEIPMGTEWMEMRKRQMSGQQESVAGGTAASQPGQAGQAQRASNACCFCWCCCCSCSWNEDSEERNRRTLCEVTGEGTTDGDESLKPTAEDICMWGQSFDKLMRCPAGRGAFRQFLRTEFSEENMLFWLACEEFHKETNKGAIEEKARLIYEDYISILSPKEVSLDSRVRDVINRNMLEPTSHTFDDAQLQIYTLMQRDSYPRFMNSPVYKNLLKSISEQSPES; translated from the exons ATGCCAACGGATGTAATCAAGGCAAAGAATTATCTCTTATCTCTGGGCATACATGGTGAAATT cccATGGGAACGGAGTGGATGGAGATGCGTAAGAGGCAGATGTCGGGCCAGCAGGAGTCGGTGGCGGGGGGGACGGCGGCATCACAGCCCGGCCAGGCCGGCCAGGCCCAGCGGGCCTCCAACGCCTGCTGCTTCTGCTGGTGCTGTTGCTGCAGCTGCTCATG GAATGAAGACAGCGAGGAGAGGAACCGCAGAACCTTGTGTGAGGTCACAGGCGAGGGGACGACTGACGGCGATGAGAG CCTGAAGCCCACTGCAGAGGACATATGCATGTGGGGACAGTCCTTCGACAAACTGATGCGCTGTCCTGCCGGACGCGGTGCCTTCCGACAATTCTTGCGCACGGAGTTCAGTGAGGAGAACATGCTCTTCTGGCTGGCCTGCGAAGAGTTCCACAAGGAGACCAATAAGGGTGCCATAGAGGAGAAGGCACGGCTCATATATGAGGATTACATCTCCATCCTCTCGCCCAAAGAG GTGAGCCTGGACTCGCGTGTTCGAGATGTTATAAACAGGAACATGCTGGAGCCCACATCCCACACGTTTGATGATGCCCAGCTCCAGATATACACATTAATGCAAAGAGACTCGTACCCACGCTTCATGAACTCCCCAGTCTACAAAAACCTACTCAAGAGCATCTCGGAGCAGTCTCCAGAATCGTAG